A region from the Citrobacter koseri ATCC BAA-895 genome encodes:
- the cytR gene encoding DNA-binding transcriptional regulator CytR, with the protein MKPKKQVAAATMKDVAMKAKVSTATVSRALMNPDKVSQSTRNRVEQAAMEVGYLPQSMGRNSKRNESRTILVIVPDICDPFFSEIIRGIEVTAASHGYLVLIGDCAHQNQQEKTFINLIITKQIDGMLLLGSRLPFDASIEEQRNLPPMVMANEFAPELELPTVHIDNLTAAFNAVNYLHEQGHQRIGCIAGPEEMPLCHYRLQGYVQALRRCGITVDPHYIARGDFTYEAGGHALQQLLALPQPPTAVFCHSDVMALGALSWAKRHGLKVPDDLSIIGFDNIALAEFCDPPLTTVSQPRFDIGREAMLLLLDQLQGQNVSSGSRLLDCELIIRGSTRALT; encoded by the coding sequence GTGAAACCGAAGAAACAGGTTGCTGCCGCTACAATGAAAGATGTTGCTATGAAGGCGAAAGTCTCAACAGCAACCGTGTCCCGTGCGTTAATGAACCCGGATAAAGTCTCCCAGTCGACCCGTAACCGGGTTGAACAGGCGGCGATGGAGGTGGGATATTTACCGCAATCAATGGGGCGAAATAGCAAACGGAATGAATCACGCACCATCCTGGTGATCGTCCCGGATATTTGTGATCCCTTTTTCAGTGAAATCATCCGGGGCATTGAGGTTACCGCCGCAAGCCACGGATATCTGGTGTTGATTGGTGACTGCGCGCACCAGAATCAGCAAGAAAAGACCTTTATCAATTTGATCATCACCAAACAAATTGATGGCATGTTATTGCTCGGTTCACGCCTGCCGTTCGACGCCAGCATTGAAGAGCAACGGAATCTGCCGCCGATGGTGATGGCCAACGAATTCGCGCCGGAGCTGGAGCTGCCTACCGTTCATATTGATAACCTGACTGCGGCCTTTAACGCCGTGAATTATCTGCATGAACAGGGGCACCAGCGTATCGGATGCATTGCCGGGCCGGAGGAGATGCCGCTGTGCCACTACCGTCTGCAAGGCTATGTGCAGGCGCTGCGTCGCTGCGGCATTACCGTCGACCCGCATTATATCGCCCGGGGCGATTTCACCTACGAGGCGGGCGGCCACGCGCTGCAACAGCTACTTGCGCTTCCGCAGCCTCCGACCGCCGTGTTCTGTCACAGCGACGTTATGGCGCTCGGCGCGCTCTCCTGGGCCAAGCGTCATGGTCTGAAAGTCCCTGACGATCTGTCCATCATTGGCTTTGATAACATTGCGCTGGCGGAATTTTGCGACCCGCCTCTGACGACGGTTTCACAGCCGCGCTTCGATATCGGGCGCGAAGCAATGCTGCTCTTGCTCGACCAGTTACAGGGGCAAAATGTCAGCAGCGGCTCGCGCTTGCTGGACTGCGAGTTAATTATTCGTGGTTCGACGCGAGCCTTAACTTAA
- the metL gene encoding bifunctional aspartate kinase/homoserine dehydrogenase II, with amino-acid sequence MSVIAQAGAKGRQLHKFGGSSLADVKCYLRVAGIMAEYSQPDDMMVVSAAGSTTNQLISWLKLSQTDRLSAHQVQQTLRRYQSDLISGLLPADVADGLICAFISDLERLAALLDSGVTDAVYAEVVGHGEIWSARLMSAVLNEQGLASAWLDAREFLRAERAAQPQVDEGLSYPLLQQLLVQHPGKRLVVTGFISRSNAGETVLLGRNGSDYSATQIGALAGVSRVTIWSDVAGVYSADPRKVKDACLLPLLRLDEASELARLAAPVLHARTLQPVSGSDIDLQLRCSYTPDQGSTRIERVLASGTGARIVTSHDDVCLIEFQVPASQDFKLAWRDVDQILKRAQVRPLAVGVHNDRHLLQFCYTSEVADSALKILDEAGLPGELRLRQGLALVAMVGAGVTRNPLHCHRFWQQLKGQPVEFTWQSEEGISLVAVLRTGPTESLIQGLHQSIFRAEKRIGLVLFGKGNIGSRWLELFAREQSTLSARTGFEFVLAGVVDSRRSLLNYEGLDASRALAFFNDEAIEQDEESLFLWMRAHPYDDLVVLDVTASEQLADQYLDFASHGFHVISANKLAGASTSDKYRQIHDAFEKTGRHWLYNATVGAGLPINYTVRDLIDSGDAILSISGIFSGTLSWLFLQFDGSIPFTDLVDQAWQQGLTEPDPRVDLSGKDVMRKLVILAREAGYDIEPDQVRVESLVPAHCEEGSVDHFFENGDELNEQMVQRLEAAREMGLVLRYVARFDANGKARVGVEAVRPEHPLAALLPCDNVFAIESRWYRDNPLVIRGPGAGRDVTAGAIQSDINRLAQLL; translated from the coding sequence ATGAGTGTGATTGCGCAGGCAGGGGCGAAGGGTCGTCAACTGCATAAATTTGGTGGCAGTAGTCTGGCAGACGTGAAATGTTATCTGCGTGTCGCAGGCATTATGGCGGAGTACTCGCAGCCTGACGATATGATGGTTGTTTCCGCCGCCGGTAGTACCACCAACCAGTTGATTAGCTGGCTGAAGTTAAGCCAGACCGACCGCCTCTCCGCGCATCAGGTGCAACAGACGTTACGCCGCTATCAGAGCGATCTGATCAGCGGGCTGCTTCCCGCCGACGTTGCGGATGGTCTGATCTGCGCTTTCATTAGCGATCTGGAGCGTCTTGCCGCGCTGCTCGACAGCGGCGTGACCGATGCCGTTTATGCCGAAGTCGTCGGGCACGGCGAGATCTGGTCTGCGCGTCTGATGTCCGCAGTGCTGAATGAGCAAGGACTGGCGTCGGCATGGCTGGACGCGCGTGAGTTTTTACGCGCTGAACGCGCCGCGCAGCCGCAGGTAGATGAAGGTCTCTCTTACCCGTTACTGCAACAGTTGCTGGTGCAGCATCCGGGCAAGCGTCTGGTCGTTACCGGTTTTATCAGTCGCAGCAATGCGGGCGAGACGGTGCTGCTGGGCCGTAACGGTTCTGACTATTCCGCCACGCAAATTGGCGCGCTGGCGGGGGTTTCCCGTGTCACCATCTGGAGCGATGTGGCCGGGGTTTACAGCGCCGACCCGCGTAAAGTGAAAGATGCCTGTCTGCTGCCGCTGCTGCGTCTGGATGAAGCCAGCGAGCTGGCGCGTCTGGCCGCGCCGGTTCTGCACGCCCGTACCCTACAGCCGGTTTCCGGCAGCGATATCGATTTGCAGTTGCGCTGTAGCTACACGCCGGATCAGGGGTCCACGCGCATTGAACGCGTGCTGGCGTCCGGCACCGGGGCGCGTATCGTCACCAGCCATGATGACGTCTGCCTGATTGAATTTCAGGTGCCCGCCAGCCAGGACTTTAAACTGGCCTGGAGAGACGTCGACCAGATTCTGAAACGGGCGCAGGTGCGTCCGCTGGCGGTTGGCGTGCATAACGATCGCCATCTGCTGCAATTCTGCTACACCTCTGAAGTCGCTGATAGCGCATTAAAAATTCTTGATGAAGCGGGCCTGCCGGGCGAATTGCGCCTGCGTCAGGGGCTGGCGCTGGTCGCGATGGTTGGCGCTGGCGTCACCCGTAACCCGCTGCACTGCCACCGCTTCTGGCAACAGCTGAAAGGCCAGCCGGTTGAATTTACCTGGCAGTCGGAAGAGGGGATCAGCCTGGTGGCCGTACTGCGCACCGGCCCGACTGAAAGCCTGATTCAGGGGCTGCACCAGTCTATTTTTCGCGCGGAAAAACGCATCGGCCTGGTGCTGTTCGGCAAAGGCAACATCGGTTCCCGCTGGCTGGAACTGTTTGCCCGCGAGCAGAGCACGCTCTCCGCGCGTACCGGGTTTGAATTTGTCCTGGCGGGCGTGGTGGATAGCCGTCGCAGCCTGCTGAACTACGAAGGGCTGGATGCCAGCCGTGCGCTGGCGTTCTTCAACGACGAAGCGATTGAGCAGGATGAAGAGTCGCTGTTCCTGTGGATGCGCGCTCACCCGTATGACGATCTGGTGGTGCTGGATGTCACCGCCAGCGAGCAACTGGCCGATCAGTATCTTGATTTCGCCAGCCACGGCTTCCACGTCATCAGCGCCAATAAACTGGCGGGGGCGAGCACCAGCGATAAATATCGCCAGATCCACGACGCGTTCGAAAAAACCGGGCGTCACTGGTTGTATAACGCGACCGTTGGCGCGGGCCTGCCGATCAACTATACGGTGCGCGATCTGATTGACAGTGGCGATGCCATTCTGTCGATCAGCGGGATCTTCTCCGGCACGCTGTCGTGGCTGTTCCTGCAATTTGACGGTTCCATACCGTTTACCGATCTGGTGGATCAGGCCTGGCAGCAGGGGCTGACCGAGCCGGACCCGCGCGTTGACCTTTCTGGTAAAGATGTGATGCGCAAGCTGGTGATTCTGGCGCGTGAAGCGGGTTACGACATCGAGCCGGACCAGGTGCGCGTTGAATCGCTGGTGCCCGCACACTGCGAAGAGGGATCTGTCGATCACTTCTTTGAAAATGGCGATGAGCTGAATGAGCAGATGGTACAGCGTCTGGAAGCCGCTCGTGAAATGGGGCTGGTGCTGCGCTACGTGGCGCGTTTCGACGCCAACGGTAAAGCGCGCGTTGGCGTTGAAGCGGTGCGCCCGGAACATCCGCTGGCGGCGCTGCTGCCGTGCGATAACGTCTTTGCCATCGAAAGCCGCTGGTATCGCGACAATCCGCTGGTGATCCGTGGGCCGGGGGCCGGTCGTGACGTCACCGCCGGGGCGATTCAGTCGGATATCAACCGCCTGGCGCAGCTGCTGTAG
- the metJ gene encoding met regulon transcriptional regulator MetJ, with protein sequence MAEWSGEYISPYAEHGKKSEQVKKITVSIPLKVLKILTDERTRRQVNNLRHATNSELLCEAFLHAFTGQPLPNDEDLRKERSDEIPEEAKIIMRELGIDPDTWEY encoded by the coding sequence ATGGCTGAATGGAGCGGCGAATATATCAGCCCATACGCTGAGCACGGTAAGAAGAGTGAGCAAGTCAAAAAGATTACGGTTTCCATTCCTCTGAAGGTGTTAAAAATCCTCACCGATGAACGCACGCGTCGTCAGGTGAACAACCTGCGTCACGCCACCAACAGCGAACTGCTGTGTGAAGCGTTTCTGCATGCCTTTACCGGGCAACCATTGCCGAACGATGAAGACTTGCGTAAAGAGCGCAGTGATGAAATACCGGAAGAGGCCAAAATCATCATGCGTGAACTGGGGATCGACCCGGATACGTGGGAGTATTGA
- the metB gene encoding cystathionine gamma-synthase, translated as MTRKQATIAVRSGLNDDEQYGCVVPPIHLSSTYNFTGFNEPRAHDYSRRGNPTRDVVQRALAELEGGTGAVLTNTGMSAILLVTTVFLKPGDLLVAPHDCYGGSYRLFDSLAKRGCYRVLFVDQGDEQALKAALAEKPKLVLVESPSNPLLRVVDIAKICQLSREAGAVSVVDNTFLSPALQNPLALGADLVLHSCTKYLNGHSDVVAGVVIAKDPEIVTELAWWANNIGVTGGAFDSYLLLRGLRTLVPRMDVAQRNAQAIVDYLQTQPLVKKLYHPSLPDNQGHEIAARQQKGFGAMLSFELDGDEQTLRRFLGGLSLFTLAESLGGVESLISHAATMTHAGMAPEARAAAGISETLLRISTGIEDGEDLIADLENGFRAANKG; from the coding sequence ATGACGCGTAAACAGGCCACCATCGCAGTGCGTAGCGGGTTAAATGACGACGAGCAGTACGGTTGCGTTGTCCCGCCGATTCACCTTTCCAGCACCTATAACTTCACCGGTTTTAATGAACCTCGCGCCCATGACTATTCGCGACGTGGAAATCCGACGCGTGATGTGGTTCAGCGCGCGCTGGCGGAGCTGGAGGGCGGTACGGGCGCGGTGCTGACCAATACCGGGATGTCGGCCATTCTGCTGGTGACGACCGTGTTCCTGAAGCCGGGCGATCTGCTGGTGGCGCCGCACGACTGCTACGGCGGCAGCTATCGCCTGTTTGACAGCCTGGCGAAGCGGGGCTGTTATCGCGTGCTGTTTGTCGATCAAGGCGATGAGCAGGCGCTGAAAGCGGCGCTGGCGGAAAAACCGAAGCTGGTGCTGGTGGAAAGCCCCAGTAATCCGTTGTTACGCGTGGTGGATATTGCGAAAATCTGCCAGCTGTCGCGAGAAGCGGGCGCGGTGAGCGTTGTGGACAACACGTTTTTAAGCCCTGCGCTGCAAAATCCGCTGGCGTTGGGCGCCGATCTGGTGTTGCATTCATGCACGAAATATTTAAACGGCCATTCGGATGTGGTGGCTGGCGTGGTGATTGCGAAAGATCCAGAGATTGTCACCGAACTGGCATGGTGGGCCAATAATATTGGCGTCACCGGCGGCGCGTTTGATAGCTATCTGCTGCTACGTGGGCTGCGTACTCTGGTGCCGCGAATGGACGTGGCTCAGCGCAATGCCCAGGCCATTGTGGACTATCTGCAAACCCAGCCGCTGGTGAAAAAACTGTATCATCCGTCGCTGCCGGATAATCAAGGGCACGAGATTGCCGCGCGCCAGCAAAAAGGCTTTGGCGCAATGTTGAGTTTTGAACTGGATGGCGATGAGCAGACGCTGCGTCGTTTCCTGGGCGGGCTGTCGTTGTTTACGCTGGCGGAATCCTTAGGGGGTGTTGAAAGCCTGATCTCCCACGCCGCAACGATGACACATGCAGGCATGGCGCCAGAAGCGCGTGCTGCCGCCGGAATTTCAGAGACGCTGCTGCGTATCTCCACCGGTATTGAAGATGGCGAAGATTTAATTGCCGACCTGGAAAATGGCTTCCGGGCTGCAAACAAGGGGTAA
- the priA gene encoding primosomal protein N', whose protein sequence is MPVAHVALPVPLPRTFDYLLPEGMTVKAGCRVRVPFGKQQERVGIVVSVSEQSELPLNELKAVVEVLDSEPVFSPSVWRLLLWAADYYHHPMGDVLFHALPILLRQGKPASNAPMWYWFATEDGHAIDLNSLKRSPKQQQALAALRQGKIWRDQVADLEFNDAALQALRKKGLCELASETPGFSDWRTHYAVCGDRLRLNTEQATAVGAIHSASDSFSAWLLAGVTGSGKTEVYLSVLENVLAQGKQALVMVPEIGLTPQTIARFRERFNAPVEVLHSGLNDSERLSAWLKAKNGEAAIVIGTRSSLFTPFKNLGVIVIDEEHDSSYKQQEGWRYHARDLAVYRAHSEQIPIILGSATPALETLCNVRQKKYRMLRLTRRAGNARPALQHVLDLKGQKIQAGLAPALIARMHQHLQADNQVILFLNRRGFAPALLCHDCGWIAECPRCDHYYTLHQAQHHLRCHHCDSQRPIPRQCPSCGSTHMVPVGLGTEQLEQALAPFFPGVPVSRIDRDTTSRKGALEQHLAEVHRGGARILIGTQMLAKGHHFPDVTLVALLDVDGALFSADFRSAERFAQLYTQVSGRAGRAGKQGEVVLQTHHPEHPLLQTLLHKGYDAFAEQALAERQTLQLPPWTSHVIVRAEDHNNQQAPVFLQQLRNLIQASPLADDKLWVLGPVPALAPKRGGRYRWQILLQHPSRIRLQHIVSGTLALINTLPDSRKVKWVLDVDPIEG, encoded by the coding sequence ATGCCCGTCGCGCACGTTGCCTTGCCCGTTCCGCTACCCCGCACCTTTGACTATCTCTTGCCAGAAGGCATGACCGTCAAAGCCGGGTGTCGGGTGCGCGTGCCGTTTGGCAAACAGCAGGAACGCGTCGGGATTGTGGTGTCGGTCAGCGAACAAAGCGAACTGCCGCTTAACGAACTGAAAGCGGTCGTTGAGGTACTGGACAGCGAGCCGGTCTTTTCGCCCTCCGTCTGGCGTTTGCTGCTTTGGGCGGCGGATTACTACCACCATCCAATGGGTGACGTTCTGTTTCACGCTCTGCCGATTTTGCTGCGCCAGGGGAAACCCGCCAGCAACGCGCCGATGTGGTACTGGTTCGCCACCGAAGACGGCCACGCTATCGATCTCAATAGCCTGAAGCGTTCGCCTAAACAGCAACAGGCGCTGGCCGCGCTGCGGCAGGGGAAGATCTGGCGCGACCAGGTGGCGGATCTTGAATTTAATGACGCGGCGCTCCAGGCGCTACGTAAAAAAGGACTGTGCGAGCTGGCGAGCGAAACGCCCGGCTTTAGCGACTGGCGCACCCATTACGCCGTTTGTGGCGATCGGCTGCGTCTCAATACCGAACAGGCCACCGCCGTTGGCGCCATCCACAGCGCGTCGGACAGCTTTTCTGCCTGGCTGCTGGCGGGCGTTACGGGTTCCGGTAAAACAGAGGTCTATCTCAGCGTACTGGAAAACGTCCTCGCTCAGGGCAAACAGGCGCTGGTGATGGTGCCGGAAATTGGCCTGACGCCGCAAACCATCGCCCGCTTTCGCGAGCGCTTCAACGCCCCCGTCGAAGTTCTGCACTCCGGGTTAAATGACAGCGAACGTCTCTCAGCCTGGCTGAAAGCCAAAAACGGCGAGGCGGCGATTGTCATCGGCACTCGCTCATCGTTGTTTACGCCGTTTAAAAACCTCGGCGTCATTGTGATCGACGAAGAGCATGACAGCTCCTATAAGCAGCAGGAAGGCTGGCGTTACCACGCCCGCGACCTGGCGGTATACCGCGCTCACAGCGAACAAATCCCGATTATTCTCGGCTCGGCAACACCGGCGCTGGAGACGTTATGCAACGTGCGACAAAAAAAGTACCGCATGCTGCGCCTGACGCGCCGGGCAGGCAACGCACGCCCTGCCCTCCAGCATGTGCTGGATTTAAAAGGCCAGAAGATCCAGGCCGGGCTGGCTCCCGCGCTTATCGCCCGTATGCATCAGCACCTGCAGGCAGATAACCAGGTCATTCTCTTCCTTAACCGCCGGGGATTTGCTCCTGCGCTGTTATGCCACGACTGCGGCTGGATTGCCGAATGTCCGCGCTGCGATCACTATTACACGTTGCACCAGGCGCAACACCACCTGCGCTGTCACCATTGCGACAGCCAGCGCCCGATACCGCGTCAGTGCCCTTCCTGCGGCTCCACGCATATGGTGCCGGTTGGGTTAGGGACAGAACAGCTTGAGCAGGCGTTGGCGCCCTTCTTTCCCGGCGTGCCGGTCTCGCGCATCGACCGCGACACCACCAGCCGTAAAGGCGCGCTGGAGCAGCATCTGGCGGAAGTCCATCGCGGCGGCGCGCGCATTTTGATCGGCACGCAAATGCTGGCGAAAGGGCACCACTTCCCGGACGTCACCCTGGTGGCGTTGCTGGACGTTGACGGCGCGCTGTTCTCGGCGGATTTCCGTTCGGCGGAACGTTTTGCCCAGCTTTACACTCAGGTTTCCGGCCGCGCCGGACGCGCCGGAAAACAGGGCGAGGTGGTATTGCAGACCCACCATCCAGAGCACCCTTTGCTGCAAACCTTGCTGCACAAAGGCTATGACGCTTTTGCTGAACAGGCGCTGGCCGAGCGGCAAACGCTGCAACTTCCGCCGTGGACCAGCCATGTGATTGTGCGGGCGGAAGATCATAACAACCAGCAGGCGCCGGTGTTCCTGCAACAGTTGCGTAATCTGATTCAGGCCAGCCCGCTTGCGGATGACAAGCTCTGGGTATTAGGCCCGGTGCCTGCGCTCGCGCCAAAACGCGGCGGCCGCTACCGTTGGCAAATTTTGTTGCAGCATCCGTCGCGAATTCGTCTGCAACACATCGTCAGCGGCACGCTGGCGCTCATCAATACGCTACCCGATTCCCGCAAGGTTAAATGGGTGCTGGATGTCGATCCCATTGAGGGATAA
- the rpmE gene encoding 50S ribosomal protein L31, translated as MKKDIHPKYEEITANCSCGNVIKIRSTAGHDLNLDVCGKCHPFYTGKQRDVATGGRVDRFNKRFSIPGSK; from the coding sequence ATGAAAAAAGATATTCACCCGAAATACGAAGAAATTACTGCAAACTGCTCTTGCGGTAATGTCATCAAAATCCGCTCTACTGCAGGTCACGACCTGAACCTGGACGTGTGCGGTAAATGCCACCCGTTCTACACTGGCAAACAGCGTGATGTTGCTACCGGTGGCCGTGTTGACCGCTTCAACAAGCGTTTCAGCATCCCGGGCAGCAAATAA